In a single window of the Campylobacter fetus subsp. testudinum 03-427 genome:
- a CDS encoding putative protein, SprA-related family (Pfam match to PF12118.4 SprA-related), translating to MTIGSSLSTISPYGDYSVKNSDSKDDTLKTSQNNEDKNNNNKKDEKNVTQLSDEEKLQVAKLQKRDAEVRTHEASHMAAGAGLTSGTSYTYQKGPDSKMYAVGGEVGIDTSPGNTPEETIQKAQQIKRAALAPSSPSPADLKIAANAASMEVSAKAQMQQEQQDDSNSKDNNATSPNQANKNNTKNPYKQDTYIPNTIGLF from the coding sequence ATGACTATAGGGAGCTCTCTTTCTACTATCAGCCCTTATGGAGATTATAGTGTTAAAAATAGCGATAGTAAAGATGATACTCTAAAAACTTCTCAAAACAATGAAGATAAAAACAACAATAACAAAAAAGATGAAAAAAACGTAACTCAGCTAAGTGATGAAGAGAAGCTTCAAGTAGCTAAATTACAAAAAAGAGATGCAGAAGTAAGAACTCACGAAGCATCTCATATGGCAGCAGGAGCAGGACTAACTAGTGGAACTAGCTATACTTATCAAAAAGGTCCTGACTCAAAAATGTATGCTGTGGGCGGTGAAGTTGGGATAGATACGAGTCCTGGAAATACTCCAGAAGAAACTATCCAAAAAGCTCAGCAGATAAAACGAGCTGCTTTAGCTCCATCTAGTCCTAGTCCAGCAGATCTTAAGATAGCAGCAAATGCAGCTAGTATGGAAGTTTCAGCTAAAGCTCAGATGCAACAAGAACAGCAAGATGATAGCAATAGCAAAGATAATAACGCCACTTCACCCAACCAAGCTAACAAAAATAACACCAAAAATCCATATAAACAAGATACGTATATTCCAAATACTATCGGGCTGTTTTAA
- the mfd gene encoding transcription-repair coupling factor (Pfam matches to PF02559.12 CarD_CdnL_TRCF, and to PF03461.11 TRCF, and to PF00270.25 DEAD, and to PF00271.27 Helicase_C) yields the protein MQARIYEFFKFNKNIYDILVTNDDKEAREAYDSASYAGLTCFVLPDFRAVKGDDLRAFNTELLEISKVLTKFYKSDSKNKLLISPIRTLLNKLPTSSNLKTKTVSYADTLNLTEFKEEMLGFGYNFVDIVEGRGEIRISGEIIDIFSISEDKPIRILLDIDTVCSIRYFDLDTQKSDKNELTSVTITPFLASLNSDELKDINDKLENIDSNALIKDINSFGFWVIDGFSDYFDSFKTVLATQIDIDDIVSNRDLSFLNTVPILPEPKIYKDLEVSVNSDLIKFHSSKKIQILSSNESSFNALNLENSSNVELVISNLILNIASKDELILSLNKRVKKQRVKKASLVIDELKAGDFIVHSDYGIGKFLGLELITVLGSKKEFVVIAYQNDDKLLLPVEHLNMIDRYIAGSGAVVSVDRLGKASFAKIKEKVREKLFIIASKIIALAAKRELIEGIRLNADSKYAEFKSSAGFLYTDDQEKAVNDIQNHLNSGRVMDMLLSGDVGFGKTEVAMNAIYLCVKSGYQALFFVPTTLLSSQHYKSLKERLGKFDIEVKRLDRFTSAKEKSLIIKDLNDAKPMVLIGTHALLSLKAVNLGLIIIDEEHKFGVKQKEKLKEISEHSHILSMSATPIPRSLNMALSKVKSYSTLTTPPIDRMDVRTFVKEWDEKLVKEVILREMRRGGQIFYVHNLISDIPSIEIQLKALIPNLKVLTLHSKIDTKTTEDEMIKFANKEYDLLLCTSIIESGIHLPNANTIIIDDANKFGIADLHQLRGRVGRSNKQGYCYFLVGDKNELSSEAVKRLIALESNSFLGSGALLAYHDLEIRGGGNLVGEAQSGHIEAIGYTLYLKMLEDEINALLNHQTKEMTQIDIKLSVNAFLNADLINEDRIRLELYRRLSKCQNVSEVYEIGAEIEDRFGKLDAYTKQFLDIIVIKILACEQGFKSVSNYEQNISLTKIDGTKVILKSRSKDDDVLAQTLVYLRKNSS from the coding sequence GTGCAAGCAAGGATTTATGAGTTTTTTAAATTTAATAAAAATATATATGATATCTTAGTAACAAATGACGATAAAGAGGCAAGAGAAGCTTATGATAGTGCTTCTTACGCCGGACTTACTTGTTTTGTTTTGCCAGATTTTAGAGCTGTAAAAGGCGATGATTTAAGAGCTTTTAATACAGAACTTTTAGAAATAAGTAAGGTTTTAACTAAATTTTATAAAAGTGATTCTAAAAATAAGCTGCTTATATCTCCTATTCGTACGCTTTTAAACAAGCTTCCAACTAGTTCAAATTTAAAAACCAAAACTGTTAGTTACGCTGATACTTTGAATTTAACTGAGTTTAAAGAAGAAATGCTTGGTTTTGGATATAATTTTGTAGATATCGTAGAGGGCAGAGGTGAGATAAGAATAAGCGGCGAAATCATCGATATATTTAGCATTTCAGAAGATAAGCCAATTAGAATTCTACTAGATATAGATACTGTTTGTAGTATAAGATACTTTGATCTTGACACACAAAAATCGGACAAAAACGAGCTTACTTCAGTTACCATAACTCCGTTTTTGGCTTCGCTAAATAGTGATGAGTTGAAAGATATAAATGATAAATTAGAAAATATCGACTCAAATGCTTTGATAAAAGATATCAACTCATTTGGTTTTTGGGTTATAGATGGATTTAGCGATTATTTTGATAGTTTTAAAACTGTTTTAGCAACGCAAATAGACATAGATGATATAGTTTCTAATAGAGATCTAAGTTTTTTAAACACTGTTCCTATCTTACCAGAACCAAAAATTTATAAAGATTTAGAAGTTAGTGTAAATAGCGATCTAATCAAATTTCATAGCAGTAAAAAAATTCAAATTCTAAGCTCCAACGAGAGTAGTTTTAATGCTTTAAATTTAGAAAATAGTTCAAATGTAGAGCTTGTCATAAGCAATCTGATACTAAACATAGCTAGTAAAGATGAGTTGATACTATCTTTAAATAAAAGAGTTAAAAAACAAAGAGTCAAAAAAGCAAGTTTAGTTATAGATGAATTAAAAGCCGGCGATTTTATCGTGCATAGCGATTATGGTATAGGCAAGTTTTTAGGGCTTGAGCTTATCACTGTTTTAGGTAGTAAAAAAGAGTTTGTAGTTATCGCTTACCAAAACGATGATAAACTTCTTTTGCCAGTAGAACATCTAAATATGATAGATCGTTATATAGCAGGAAGCGGCGCTGTAGTTAGCGTAGATAGGCTTGGTAAGGCTAGTTTCGCGAAAATCAAAGAAAAAGTCAGAGAAAAACTATTTATCATAGCTAGTAAAATCATAGCTTTAGCTGCAAAAAGAGAGTTGATAGAAGGTATAAGATTAAACGCAGATAGCAAGTATGCTGAGTTTAAATCCAGCGCGGGATTTTTATACACAGATGATCAAGAAAAAGCAGTAAATGATATACAAAATCATCTAAATAGCGGACGAGTTATGGATATGCTTTTAAGCGGCGATGTAGGTTTTGGTAAAACTGAAGTTGCGATGAACGCTATTTACCTATGTGTAAAAAGCGGTTATCAGGCTCTATTTTTTGTACCTACTACATTGCTTAGCTCACAGCACTATAAAAGCTTAAAAGAGCGTTTGGGTAAATTTGATATAGAAGTTAAAAGGCTAGATCGTTTTACTAGCGCAAAAGAAAAGTCACTCATTATAAAAGATCTAAATGATGCAAAACCTATGGTTCTCATCGGTACTCACGCTTTGCTATCTTTAAAAGCTGTAAATTTAGGGCTAATCATCATAGATGAAGAGCATAAATTCGGTGTTAAACAAAAAGAGAAATTAAAAGAGATCAGTGAGCATTCACATATACTTTCTATGTCAGCAACTCCTATCCCAAGAAGTTTAAATATGGCTTTAAGCAAAGTTAAAAGTTATAGCACTCTTACAACGCCACCGATTGATAGAATGGATGTAAGGACATTTGTCAAGGAGTGGGATGAAAAGCTTGTAAAAGAGGTTATACTAAGAGAGATGAGAAGAGGCGGGCAGATATTTTACGTGCATAATTTAATATCTGATATACCGAGCATAGAAATCCAATTGAAAGCTTTAATACCGAATTTAAAAGTTTTAACTCTTCATAGCAAGATAGATACAAAAACTACCGAAGATGAGATGATAAAGTTTGCAAACAAAGAGTATGATCTGCTTCTTTGTACAAGTATCATAGAAAGTGGTATCCACTTGCCAAATGCTAATACTATTATAATCGATGACGCAAATAAATTTGGTATCGCGGATTTGCATCAGCTAAGAGGAAGAGTTGGTAGGAGCAATAAACAAGGCTACTGTTACTTTTTAGTCGGCGATAAAAATGAGCTTAGTAGTGAAGCTGTAAAAAGACTTATCGCTCTTGAGAGCAACTCATTTTTGGGTTCTGGAGCACTTCTTGCTTATCATGATTTAGAGATTAGAGGTGGCGGAAATTTAGTCGGAGAGGCTCAAAGCGGTCATATAGAGGCGATCGGATATACGCTTTATCTAAAAATGCTTGAAGATGAGATAAACGCACTTTTAAATCATCAAACAAAAGAGATGACTCAAATAGATATAAAACTTAGTGTAAATGCATTTTTAAATGCTGATCTCATAAATGAAGATAGAATCAGGCTTGAGCTATATAGGCGTCTTAGCAAATGCCAAAATGTAAGCGAGGTTTATGAGATAGGAGCAGAAATTGAAGATAGATTTGGCAAACTTGATGCTTATACTAAGCAATTTTTAGATATTATAGTCATAAAGATCTTAGCTTGTGAGCAAGGATTTAAATCTGTGAGTAATTATGAGCAAAATATAAGCTTAACTAAAATTGATGGTACGAAAGTTATTCTAAAGTCAAGGAGTAAAGATGATGACGTACTTGCGCAAACTCTGGTATATTTAAGAAAGAATTCGTCATGA
- a CDS encoding ATPase (AAA+ superfamily, DUF815 domain) (Pfam match to PF05673.9 DUF815) codes for MKIDWKKTKAATLREGKLKPVKDMLISDLDELVSIDRQKDELTRNTLNFINGNGANHALLWGEMGCGKSSLVRAVFCKFMDKNLRLIEISKFELVNLYKVLDKIRDKKRFKFIIFCDDFSFEASDKTLGELKKLLEGSIQAPPKNAIFYATSNRKHLVKSEKNHENYIIEKEHNRESLSLADRFGLHISFYELEVSEYLDVVSSYFKGVDVDKEWLRKEALAYASSKGVRSARSAKQFWLSVRSEFEK; via the coding sequence TTGAAGATAGACTGGAAAAAGACTAAAGCCGCTACTTTGAGAGAAGGGAAATTAAAACCTGTTAAAGATATGCTAATTAGCGATTTAGACGAGCTTGTAAGTATAGATAGACAAAAAGATGAGCTAACTAGAAATACTTTAAATTTTATAAACGGCAATGGTGCAAATCACGCGCTTTTATGGGGCGAAATGGGTTGTGGAAAATCAAGCCTCGTTAGAGCTGTATTTTGTAAATTTATGGATAAAAATTTAAGATTGATAGAAATCAGTAAATTTGAACTTGTAAATTTATATAAGGTTTTAGACAAGATAAGAGATAAAAAACGTTTTAAATTTATAATATTTTGTGATGATTTTAGCTTTGAAGCTAGCGATAAAACTTTAGGAGAGCTTAAAAAACTACTTGAAGGAAGTATCCAAGCTCCACCTAAAAATGCGATCTTTTATGCTACTAGCAACCGAAAACACCTTGTAAAAAGTGAGAAAAATCACGAAAATTATATAATAGAAAAAGAACATAACAGAGAAAGCTTAAGCTTAGCAGATAGATTTGGTCTTCATATAAGTTTTTACGAGCTAGAAGTGTCTGAGTATCTTGACGTAGTGAGTAGCTATTTTAAGGGTGTAGATGTTGATAAAGAGTGGTTAAGAAAAGAAGCTCTTGCTTATGCTTCATCAAAAGGTGTAAGAAGCGCTAGAAGTGCAAAGCAGTTTTGGCTATCAGTTAGGAGCGAGTTTGAGAAGTGA
- a CDS encoding putative protein (bactofilin domain) (Pfam match to PF04519.9 Bactofilin) gives MAVFSKNPSRFNAQTTIISEGAYIQGELALKSMLYVDGKVDGAIRSDNTVVIGKNGNIKGVIFAQKVVINGIFEGNIDAEFVDILNGSFVTGDISAANLSIESGAKFNGKSSTKNIVKSLENLEIIDAEASSASKDL, from the coding sequence ATGGCAGTCTTTAGTAAGAACCCTAGCAGATTTAACGCCCAAACAACAATAATTTCAGAAGGTGCATATATACAAGGCGAACTTGCCTTAAAATCTATGCTGTATGTAGATGGCAAAGTTGATGGAGCCATAAGAAGCGATAATACGGTAGTTATAGGTAAAAACGGCAATATCAAAGGTGTGATTTTTGCACAAAAAGTTGTGATAAATGGTATCTTTGAAGGAAATATCGATGCTGAATTTGTTGATATTTTAAATGGCAGTTTTGTAACAGGAGATATATCAGCAGCAAATTTGAGCATAGAAAGTGGTGCTAAATTTAACGGAAAAAGTAGTACAAAAAATATAGTTAAAAGTTTAGAAAATTTAGAGATTATAGATGCTGAGGCTAGTAGTGCAAGCAAGGATTTATGA
- a CDS encoding CoA-binding domain protein (Pfam match to PF13380.2 CoA_binding_2), producing the protein MRDILNSMKNIAVVGFSTDASKVSNVVGNYLIDQGFNVYPVYPKEGEIRGHKIYKKLTDIKDEIDTVVMFRKGEFALELLEEVKTVGAKNFWLQLGIINDEVKQKAEEFGINFVQDACIMIEHKKEK; encoded by the coding sequence ATGCGAGATATTCTAAATTCCATGAAAAACATAGCCGTAGTTGGATTTAGCACGGATGCTAGCAAAGTTAGCAACGTAGTTGGAAACTATCTTATAGATCAAGGCTTTAATGTTTATCCTGTATATCCAAAAGAGGGCGAGATAAGAGGTCATAAGATATACAAAAAACTAACCGATATCAAAGATGAGATAGATACGGTTGTAATGTTTAGAAAAGGCGAGTTTGCGCTAGAACTTTTAGAAGAGGTTAAAACAGTAGGCGCAAAGAATTTTTGGCTTCAACTAGGCATAATAAACGATGAAGTGAAGCAAAAAGCCGAGGAATTCGGTATAAATTTCGTTCAAGACGCTTGCATAATGATAGAACACAAAAAGGAAAAATAG
- the magIII gene encoding 3-methyladenine DNA glycosylase (Pfam match to PF00730.21 HhH-GPD) — protein sequence MRSEDLFFVLDKEVTFDFKANPFWWPEFGTFWVVIGAILTQNTKWENVEKSLLNLKNVGVQSLEDVANLSEQSLANLIKPSGFYNTKAKRLSMLCKNILDKFGSFEEFATNTSRKWLISQKGLGFESVDGILCYACSRDIMVVDRYTLRIFEFLNFTFESYDEARQWLEDIDRNGVYKVVDTISDNELFARYHGLIVEFCKSHFKNGKFDDKAALLLRSVY from the coding sequence TTGAGAAGTGAAGATCTATTTTTTGTTTTAGATAAAGAAGTAACATTTGACTTTAAGGCAAATCCGTTTTGGTGGCCTGAGTTTGGAACTTTTTGGGTCGTCATAGGAGCTATTTTAACTCAAAATACAAAATGGGAAAATGTAGAAAAATCTCTTTTAAATTTAAAAAACGTAGGCGTACAAAGCCTTGAGGACGTGGCAAATTTAAGCGAACAAAGCTTAGCAAATTTGATAAAACCAAGTGGATTTTACAACACAAAAGCCAAAAGATTAAGTATGCTTTGTAAAAATATTTTGGATAAATTCGGTTCATTTGAAGAGTTTGCAACAAATACCAGCAGGAAGTGGCTGATCTCTCAAAAAGGTTTAGGTTTTGAGAGTGTTGATGGCATACTTTGTTATGCTTGTTCGCGTGATATAATGGTGGTGGATAGATACACGCTTAGGATATTTGAGTTTTTGAACTTTACTTTTGAGAGTTATGATGAAGCTAGGCAGTGGCTAGAGGATATCGATAGAAACGGTGTTTATAAAGTAGTTGATACGATAAGTGACAATGAACTTTTTGCTCGTTATCACGGACTTATCGTTGAGTTTTGTAAATCTCATTTTAAAAACGGAAAATTTGATGATAAGGCAGCTTTGCTTTTAAGAAGTGTCTATTAA
- a CDS encoding zinc metallopeptidase, M23 family (Pfam match to PF01551.18 Peptidase_M23): MKNKFLITITDINGSKNYLLHQLIKKIIIYVVLFTFCSFILGVFYITYLENKTSTLKDKRDELLKIKNELFIENEKMQKKIKASSEEFASIEDKIAALEEQLGLNTDNNTTIDERLENIELTGFQQQIIFSMIPNGDVIKHNGVSATFGWRTHPILNRQQFHPGVDLRAPVGTPIYAPADGVVEFAGYNATNGFGYVVIIEHNFGFKSRFAHMSRKDVVKEGEFIKKGALIGYSGNTGLSTGPHLHYEIRFIQRPLDPMNFIKWNSKNYEEIFKKEQRVSWQSLVRTLADLTPKQQ; this comes from the coding sequence TTGAAAAATAAATTTTTAATTACTATCACGGATATAAACGGCTCAAAAAACTATCTTTTACATCAATTAATCAAAAAAATCATTATTTACGTTGTTCTTTTTACATTTTGTAGTTTTATTTTGGGGGTATTTTATATCACTTATCTTGAAAATAAAACTAGTACGTTAAAAGATAAAAGAGATGAGCTTTTAAAGATAAAAAATGAGTTATTTATAGAAAATGAAAAAATGCAAAAAAAGATAAAAGCTAGCAGCGAAGAGTTTGCTTCTATAGAAGATAAGATAGCAGCTCTTGAGGAGCAGCTAGGTCTTAATACCGATAATAATACAACTATAGACGAGAGATTAGAAAATATAGAACTTACTGGATTTCAACAACAGATCATTTTTTCAATGATACCAAATGGAGATGTTATAAAACATAATGGCGTAAGTGCTACATTTGGTTGGAGAACCCATCCTATACTAAACAGACAGCAGTTTCATCCAGGAGTTGATCTAAGAGCTCCAGTAGGTACGCCTATATATGCCCCAGCTGATGGTGTTGTTGAGTTTGCAGGATATAATGCTACAAATGGATTTGGTTATGTTGTTATAATAGAACACAATTTTGGTTTTAAAAGTCGTTTTGCTCATATGAGCAGAAAAGATGTAGTAAAAGAAGGAGAGTTTATAAAAAAAGGAGCTCTTATAGGATATAGTGGAAATACCGGACTTAGCACCGGACCTCATTTGCATTATGAGATTAGATTTATCCAGCGTCCTTTAGATCCTATGAATTTTATAAAATGGAATAGTAAAAATTACGAAGAAATCTTTAAAAAGGAGCAAAGAGTATCATGGCAGTCTTTAGTAAGAACCCTAGCAGATTTAACGCCCAAACAACAATAA
- a CDS encoding bacterial OB fold (BOF) protein (Pfam match to PF04076.9 BOF) encodes MKKILLSLVVAAIAFANSNNANGGFSGTQINKPANDRGGYTGGTYGVTTVSAALGARDDTLVNLTGKLTKQVQHDKYEFTDGKDTIIVEIDDDDWRGLVVGPNDTVSIYGKVDSDMFKKNEIDVKTITKVNQ; translated from the coding sequence ATGAAAAAAATACTATTATCTTTAGTGGTTGCTGCTATTGCTTTTGCAAATAGTAATAATGCTAATGGAGGATTTAGCGGCACTCAGATCAATAAACCTGCAAATGACCGTGGCGGTTACACAGGAGGCACTTATGGCGTAACTACTGTATCGGCTGCTCTTGGTGCCAGAGATGATACTTTGGTAAATTTAACAGGAAAACTTACAAAACAAGTTCAACACGATAAGTATGAATTCACAGATGGGAAAGATACTATCATAGTTGAGATAGATGATGATGACTGGCGTGGATTGGTTGTAGGTCCTAATGATACTGTTTCGATCTATGGTAAAGTCGATAGTGATATGTTTAAAAAAAATGAGATAGATGTGAAAACCATTACAAAAGTTAATCAATAA
- the ilvA gene encoding threonine deaminase (Pfam match to PF00291.21 PALP), whose translation MVSLNKIIQAKRTVDGFISKTPFAIAPRLSKITGAEIYLKKENLQTTGAYKVRGAFNKIANLDEAAKKCGVVAASAGNHAQGVAISARHFDVRAVIIMPEAAPLSKVAGTKALGAEVILKGDNFDEAYEFALQYAKENSMTFVHPFDDEFVQAGQGTIALEMLDEVADLDYIVVPVGGGGLISGVASCAKQINPNIKVIGVSAKGAPAMFDSFKAKKQLNSKSVRTIADGIAVRDASPITLANIIESVDEMVQVCDDEIANAILYLLEQQKIVVEGAGAVAVAALLENKFKFKKDAKIGAILSGGNIDVQMLNVIIEKGLIRSCRKMIINVTLIDKPGALMGLTDVLRSSGANIVKIDYDRFSTKLSYGDAMITITLETKGKEHQEKVALALKSAGYEFTQEF comes from the coding sequence GTGGTAAGCTTAAATAAAATAATCCAAGCAAAAAGAACCGTAGATGGTTTTATCTCTAAAACTCCATTTGCGATAGCTCCAAGACTTAGCAAGATAACTGGAGCTGAGATTTACCTTAAAAAAGAGAATCTCCAAACTACTGGAGCTTATAAGGTTAGAGGTGCGTTTAATAAAATAGCTAATTTAGATGAAGCAGCAAAAAAGTGCGGCGTGGTAGCAGCAAGTGCTGGAAATCACGCTCAAGGCGTAGCTATCAGCGCAAGACATTTTGATGTTAGGGCTGTCATCATTATGCCTGAAGCCGCTCCGCTCTCAAAAGTAGCAGGGACAAAAGCTTTAGGAGCAGAAGTCATCTTAAAAGGAGATAATTTTGATGAAGCTTACGAGTTTGCTTTGCAGTATGCTAAAGAAAACTCTATGACGTTTGTACATCCTTTCGATGATGAGTTTGTCCAAGCTGGTCAAGGAACTATCGCTTTAGAGATGCTTGATGAGGTTGCGGATCTTGACTATATAGTAGTTCCTGTGGGTGGTGGCGGACTGATAAGTGGTGTGGCGAGCTGTGCTAAACAGATAAATCCAAACATAAAAGTTATCGGTGTAAGTGCAAAAGGAGCTCCGGCGATGTTTGATAGCTTTAAAGCTAAAAAACAGCTAAACTCAAAATCCGTTAGAACCATAGCTGATGGTATCGCCGTGCGTGACGCTAGTCCTATAACTTTGGCAAATATCATTGAGAGCGTTGATGAGATGGTGCAAGTATGCGATGATGAGATAGCAAACGCGATACTTTACCTTTTAGAACAACAAAAGATAGTTGTTGAAGGAGCTGGAGCGGTTGCTGTGGCGGCTTTGCTGGAAAATAAGTTTAAATTTAAAAAAGACGCTAAAATAGGAGCTATACTAAGTGGCGGAAATATCGACGTTCAAATGCTAAATGTTATCATCGAAAAAGGTCTTATAAGAAGCTGTAGAAAGATGATCATAAATGTTACTTTGATAGATAAACCAGGCGCTCTTATGGGGCTTACTGATGTTCTTAGAAGCTCTGGGGCAAATATAGTAAAGATCGACTATGATAGATTTTCAACTAAGTTAAGCTATGGTGACGCGATGATAACTATCACGCTTGAAACTAAAGGCAAAGAGCATCAAGAAAAAGTGGCTTTGGCTTTAAAATCAGCGGGATATGAATTTACTCAAGAGTTTTGA